The Gadus macrocephalus chromosome 12, ASM3116895v1 genome segment TAGTAATCTTATTGAATCGTATTCTTACAACAAACATACTCAGCCCTAAGCCAATGCTAGACATGTTACGCAATGTCCTGTCGACAAACCATAAAAGTTCACATGGAATCAACACAAGTGCCATGGGGCAGAGCAGGAAGTGTGATAAGGCCATCTGAAACTATAAGGACTTCATCCGGCGGTCTTCACACGCTCCCTCGAATGGGCGTAAAATAGTTATGAGGGTCACATGACATTTAGAACTAATTTGAAGGAATTATAATTTATTAATGATAGAAttattaaatgttatttttttaataattaaactAAGAATAGTTGACAGGTTTAGTGAATGTTGAACTTTGACCACCCCTTCAAGCATGCATACACATTAAAACAGTAGACCATATATTTATAGAAGAGATATCTTACAACCTCAAGAAGATTAttggtatttatttatatcaagCCGGTTTCCAACAAGTTTCTGacattgtatattttatttccctcccccctcccctaaaAGACGTCTAGGTCCTTTGCTGGAACTTGACAGAAGTCAGAGTAAACCACCCAAAAGAGGCAATCACTAGCCGTTTCCGCGGCTAAGCAAGAAAAGAGGTTGCAGAAGGTCTGGCCTTAACACATTCCGACCATTCCATCAACTTTAAAAGTCTCTGTTGACGGCAGCCAAGACTCAAACAAATAACTGGGCCCCCGGAGAAGAACAGATGGTTTTTTGGACGAGGAAAgtatcaccacacacacgcaacctaTCGCTTTCCTGCTATTGTGTGCTGTAATAGTGGGGCAATACTCTAGACGGGGTGACGTCTAGATACAGTTAATCCCAGCCACaccactcctccaccagccGAAAACGAGGGTTTAGGGGGGGAAAACAACATGCTAACTTTTATGCTAACTTTACATTGGATAGCTTAAGGTTGACCTTGGCGAATGAGATGTAATGTGTTGGTCAATCTCCATCGATTCTCTCCACTGAGTTATAACGGTCTTCATCTTCAAGTGGGGGGCTTTTAATATTAAAAAGTTAGTAAGTTAAGTATTGATTCTTGACAGGGGCTCTTTTGGTGCGTTTAGAGCCGCTACTGTGTTTCATGACATTAATGTAAATAGGTGTTGACCTGATGTATAAATATTAATACAGATGAAAACATTACAACGTAACAACTTAATAGTGTTCTTAACAGGCACACTGTGTGCCGTTTTCTTTTCCTCACTTTTTGTAATAAGAATACAACCCCAGAAAGACTTGTTTTCCAACAGCGTAAACATTCCACTTGTTTTTCATGTATAACTTGTAATTGTTAGTAAAACATTGCATATCCTGACTTGCAATCAGttgctttcattttttttttaattgctttccattgtgtttatttattgtattcaaTGAAAGTTCTTGCGAAAGCTTCTCATATGCTATGCTATTTCTTTCTTCATGCAAGTACATTTCAGCCTTTACATTTCACATTAACAGATAATATATAGGTTCTATGACACAAAGAAGTCAAAGTCAAACATAAAAtaagacaaaaaaacattgatatCCAACTAACAGTAAATGTAGGGCGTCAACTAACCAAAGGACGAAAATTGTAGAAGCCCTTTGCGAGAAAGAACTACAaagaaatacaatttaattgGTTTCATATACAAACTGTAATATTTCATGCAGAAAATGTATCAAATTAAAGGATGAATACCATCCCAGTTATTAGGCAGGAGACTTTCAGAATTCCAAAAAATCGGTATTAAGCTGTTCTCTCTCTACTTGGAAATACAACTGTTTGACGCGAACTAGCTTTGCTGGCTCGGTGGCGAGGGTGTTAGGGGTTCTGTGAGTGTCCAAAGTATGGATAACCTAAACAAAGAGAGTGGTACGAGCTGGCCagaattttttatttgtatccaCATTCATACCCATTCTGGCCCATATCATTGAGCACGTTAGTGCACTTGGTTTTCTGACTAAGGTGACCACGTTGGGGATGCGTGATAATATATTTAAGTCGATAAAGAATGTCTACCACAGGTTTTTTAACAGCAGTATTGTGAGTTTAATTTGCTTTAAATCGGAAACGCAAAGCCTCAAAATCAAAACCACATCATAATTATTATATCTATTATAAAAAGAAAATTTCTTGCTAAAATATTTAGCTCGATAAGTcttccttttctttcttctgaggTCACAGTGGACCAACAGTAATTTGACCATGATATTTtctttcatatatttatttaacataaaataaagaaaataaagtaaacaaatgtatttgtgGGCAATATCTGATACAATGTAACAACAAGGATAATAAGTCTGTTTATAATTTTTCATATTGCATATAAGCTGTCCCGTGAAGTCCCTGTTGGGTCAAATGTATGAATATTAGTTGATGGGCTCCTGAAGTGAATGGGGGACTGCTCTATCAAGACGAACGATAATGATTTGATAACAGGAGACTCATCCTCGATCATTTGTAGAAAAAACGTGCTTGGACTGCTACGCTAATGGTACGATCCCGCAACCGTCAACAGTCTGTTAATAAGCTATGTCTTCTGAATGCTAGCAGCCTCGGGTCATCATTTCTGCACCCACAGCTATTCCACCTCCTCTGAAAGGTTGGCACGGGCCCAGAGTTTACCTGACGAAGCAATTCAGTTCTTTCCATTTATCTCCTCTTCTGTGCTTACTCAGCTTAGAGGGAAACCAAACCCTAACAAGTTATTTATAGGTGAAAGATGATTTACTGGGTTACATAGTAGTGATATGGCTAGATCCTGCTTAAAATCTCGATTTAAATGCACACATTTATTAAAACGTAGGATACGACCATGTAAAGATGGACATAAACTATCCCCCAGTTGTTCATCCGGACTTTTGTGGATTTTgcgtttggtttgtgtgttttccaTTTTTGTTGTGGCCTTTGCATTTGTGTTGTGTCATCAAGGTTTACGGTTTTCCTTTTTCTAACACACAAGTTAGTTGTCTAGGCTAAGGGGTCAAAATATAGGCATAAAGACTGTCCACACAATAAAATACACTTATTACAAAAAATATCACAAAGGAGTTTGGTGAAACAGAAAGGACTGAATAGGGTCAAATTTCCTTCAATGGAGGGGTCAACTAAGGCTCAATCACAATAGACATTCATTCCACTTGTCAGATAAAGCAAAGTGATTCCACACACAAATAATTCCACAGGCAAAATAGGGGCAGCTGGCAATATTTACAAGCTTTTTACACACTAAACGATGTAGTGAGGAACCCCCCAGAAAAATCCTCAAATCCTCATAATAAACAAAAGATTAGATCCTTCGACAACCCTTTGATCCTTCAAGTCCATTTAGGCTGTAATCTCGTCCTTAAGTGGTCAGAAAACCCTGCAGAGAAGTTCGGCAAGGACGTGAGTACAAAAGGACGTGTGTACAAAAAAACATGACTCtccaaaaatgtattttatgcaCCTCGACGAGTTTCCGAAGAATTCCAAAGTTTCCGAAGATGAGGACGATGCCGATATTGTGTTGTATTACTGATCAGTCGGATAACCGACGTCGGCGTGATTTCTTTACATCTTCTTTCCACTGAGAGCCCCATCGGTCTGCACGACTGGAAGGTTCAGTGACCGAAACCGAAATCACATCGCGCATAAAACACGTCTGCAAGGCTCATCTTCAGTCTCGGGGCCATCCAAAAGAAATCAATAAAATCACCTTCTTTTGAAGAAAGCTGCCCTTTCTTAAAACAGTCACGCCTTGTCGTCCCCCCCAGCTGCTACGCCTGGAtgagggtggaggcggtgggggtggcggtggcggtgatgGACTCCGGGGGCTCATCCTGGCTCAGACGCCCCCTGGCTCCGGCGAGCGGCGATCTGCGGGTCATCTTGCGCAGCGACGGGTACAGGCTCATGATGGAATCGCGGGACACGACGAGGCTCGGGTAAAAGCGTTGGAGTACCGCCCGACGGAACAGGATGTACACCCAGGGGTCCAGGATCTGGTTGCACGTGGCAAAGCGAAGGAACAGCAGTAGTCGCCGGATCTGGAGCGGTCGGCCCGACAACACAGTCTGCGCAATAAACACCTGGCGACGGCAAGAGGGatataggggggagagagagggggagagggggggggggggagacatagagatggggagagagggggagatggggggggatagggaaggggagagagagggagaggtgggggagggggggaaataaggaagaggagagagggggcgaaTGGGGAGGGCAGATAGGAATATACatagggaaggggagagaaaaggggcatgagaaagggagagagacagagagggggagagagagagggggggagaggggaaagtgagagagacatagagagggggagagagagagggggcagagagagatggggcggagagagagggggagagagagaggggaggggaaagggggagagacatagagagggggagaaagagaggggaggggaaagggagagagacaaagagagggagagagagagagagggggaggagcgaaaagggagagggacagagttcgagagacagagaaagagggagaagagagagagattaagatagagagagagattaaaagagaaagtgagagtggggaagagagagagacagagagagagggagagggcaaaCAATGGGTGGAGTGGATGGGAGATGGGCGAGGTGGTGAGTGAGGAAAGGGCGGGCGAgttatggagagagaggaacgaACGAAAGAGAAGAACACATTGATATGAATCAAACAGCAGAGGACACGTCCCGTGAGAATGCAAGGCAATAAAAAGGTAACTGGTTGAATCTGAAGGAAAACAATTAACGCTACTAAATTTAGCagagacacaaaaacaaaaacatgttcagacatgcatgcacaacatGCATTTACTAGTCTGCATGgcgaaggggggaggggaggaggaggcagggggagaaaaAGTTGGCTTGGCTAATTTCATCGCAGCATTGTTGTGACGGTTGCTAAAACAAAGTTGTTTTGTCCGTCTTTGCTGCGGCTCTCTGCTCACTAAATATGAGgccatctctttccctcttcttTCTTACCTTTTCACGGCACCCAAAAGATCCCTTTCCAGAAACAGACTCTTATGTCGAGCTTCGTGAAAGATTTAAGATGCAAAACGTCTTATAATAAACGTCAtcataatataaatatgaatttaTAATCTTTCAAAATGGTGCATCCTATCGACATGCTGGTCCTGAGTTCAAAATCAGTTATTCTATTTCaatgttaaatatttaaatttgatttCAATCAGGAAACTCTTACGATGATagttttggggagggggggaggggaggggggagggggttgtcaGTAGCCCAGTGGAGAGAGAGCAATACGTGATCATGACAATATTCAACATTTCggaaaaaataaactaaatcgATGAATCAGTCGTTTGGGAATCAAACTAATGCAAACATCAGAGTCGACCCCCAAGACGTCTGAAAGCAGATGGATCCACACGCAGCTGTGCGGTGGGATTCGGACACAGAGACAGATGTTGAAGGACAAGCGATgcgttaaaggtgacatattataccaccaggtgtgagtgtgattagccgtgacgagccgttttgaaaattggcctcttctgacatcacgagtaggcgtgtccaactagatgtgtgccggcttgtaacggctaatcacactcccaGCTGGTGGTATATATAATACGGGAGCTTTAACGCATGTAGAGCTGTGCTGggggcgatgggggggggggtgggcgttggggggggggggggggggggggtgggcgaaGCGCAGAcgctgaacatggagatgatgGCGTGATGATGGAAGTCTTtcgtgtttagttttttttttttcatgcaatcCACTCGCCTCACTCGGGACTCTTGACACATGATGTAAATCCAGGGATCTAATATCTGATTGCAGGTGGCCAAGCGCAAGTAGAACAAAACGAAGTCTGGGTCTACTGGGTGGTCAGTCGTTGCCGACCCTAGGATGTACGtctgtgtaggggggggggggagggggttagaCAGGCCTGAGGAACACGACACAATCATCAGGGTGAGATTTGGATGGGGGCCATTATGCAAGCCTTTTTCTCAAACCAGCATGGGAAGGGGAACGTCGGACCAGACGTGTGACGGATAGGTTCACCTACCAGCCGGTCTCAACCGCTAGGCTGATCCATCCATCACTGTCTACATAAGGGCCCCTTAAGCCCAATTGTGGCTTTATGGGTGTACAGATCCAAGATCTAACATGACAAGATCAACAGATCAGTCGGAAGCAGTGATCCCGAGAGGCCATTTCATGTGCAGGAATCGACCAAGTCGATCTCAACTGAGACCGGAATACAGagctaaaacaaacaaatactgtACTCATTGCGGAGAAAAGCACAGGCAATATTGTAACTTGAAGCAAGCAACTGTGCTTTGGTTTGATTAGAGGGCAAACTTATCCGTGGATGGGTATTGTTAGACCTGCAGTACCCCAAAACCATTCCCTTTGGTACTTGTTATTATGAATgtgtacaatatatatatctctgtttAGAGACGAGAGCAAAGGATAACAACGTCACTCAGGGGCAATGTTTGTACACCAATGGCCAATTTGTTTTTCAATGGTCAATTTGGTTTAAGTGTTTAATGAATGTGCAGAAAACCTCTAAGAgccactgttgttttaaaatgctTTCAAGCTGTCACATGATGAAGAATGGGAACATTCTTACCAACGtagaaataaatgtttttttcggctcacatacaaacacacacacacacacacacacacacagtatatatacatacacatacacattcacacacacacacacacacacacacacgaaccacaccacacacacacacacacacacacacacacacacacacacacacacacacacacacacacacacacacacacacacacacacacacacacacacacacacacacacacacaggtgctcaTATCTTACGGATTATACCGTGTGTGGGAGTTTTGCTCTTTGTTATCTGCTCATCAGAAAACCAGAGCCTCGTGTGTTCAGGGAACACTGTCATAATCACAACACAAAACCGGGTTCCAATGCAATCACCCATTTAACCAGAACAGCCTGGAAGATATTTTAGCTGTACGCTGTCTCTACCCGTTTAGTCGAAGATCGGTCTTCATTGTCACTTTTGCAGAAACGCTCATCGCAATCACGCACCCTCGACTGGTTTAAACGGACAAGACAGACAAGATAAAGTAGAGGGCAGTAAATGGCACCATTCAATACAATTACAAACCAATTATCTAATGGCGACCAACAGAAGTGTGTAGCCACGGTCTCATGTAACACTATGCTGGCGCTAATGTAATATTACATATTGTTACTGTATAAGAACTAAGTACCACGGGGTCCGCGATCCATATGTACCGTGTAATATAAAGACAtttagagcagagagagagagagagagagagagagagagagagagagagagagagagagagagagagagagagagagagagagagagagatggggggagggagagagagagagagagagagagagagagagagagagatggggggagggagagagagagagagatggggggagggagagagagagagagagagagagagagagagagagagagagagagagagagagagagagagagagagagagagagagagagagagagagagagagaggggggttaaGGGAATGAAATACTGAGggagtggttggtggtggtggagggcggATATCCTCTTTCTGTCTACAACCGGAGATGGACCAGTCTCCCACGGGACTTATcttcataaaacacacacacagacaggcacacacacaaataaaaacaaacaaacaaacacaaacacacacacacacacacacacacacacacacacacacacacacacacacacacacacacgaacagacaGAAAAATTGCGCACATACATTCTCACCGGCTACAGTGGAGTGGAAAGTGCTTTGTTGCCAATGCTGGCTAATGGAGGTTCACTAACAAGGGCTCCTTATCTGCGGCTCTTTTATAGCCCGTCTGTCAGCACCGGCCCTGTCAGGAGGGTGGCGGGGCTTTCACAAGAGGGGGGGCAGGTATACATTTATCCCACTGAAATGGTGGTGGTCAACAATGAGAGATAAATGATCCCTGAATACCGCAATGTTTGAAATTTAGTGCGATGCACCGTGTACAACATCAAGCGGAGAAGGGAAGAGACGAACTCAATCCAGCGTGGCGTTTTTTTTTGGCAGGTCTCCGAGTCGAATGACTCAAGTGGCGTGTGagcttaattaaaaaaacaaaaacgaaaataAAACCGTCTGAGAACCGTCGACGCCAAGCCTGATTACAGAGGAATGAGCGCGATTCAGCTCGGCTCTGACGTCTGCGTTAACGGTTCACCGAACagggatcggggggggggggggggggggtactcgaAAACCGCCATTCAActcaccagcagggggcaccAGCACAGGGTGGCGATCACCATGATGAGCAACAGCTGCACCATCATCTCCACCTCGTAGTCCCGCCGCCGCTGGCCCCTGTCCTGCCCGCAGCACACGCGCACCAGCGTGCCCACGCTCACCGTGTTCAGCACCAAGGACACGGCGATGGACGCCAGGCCCACCGCCGAGAAGAGCAGCGAGAACACCCGGTCGCCGCCCCGCGAGCTGATGTTGATGAAGCACCAGGAGCCCGGCGGCTGCAGGTGGTAGCTCCCCACGCCGGCCAGTGGCAGCAGGGCCAGGCCGCCGGCGAACGtccacaccaccagcaccatggaCACCGCCGGCCGCGCCGGGCATGCTGGCCGAGCGGTGCGAACGGCCGGTTGATGCCCACGAAGCGCTCGATGGCCATGGCGGCGCCGAGGAGCAGCGGGCACAGGCCGTAGAACACCATGGACATGCCGAAGAAGTTGCAGAAGTGGCAGCGCGGGTCCAGCTGGCGCCAGTCGAAGCCGGTGAGGTAGTAGGTGAGCACGATGGTGCCGGTGACCAGCAGGCCCATGAAGTCGGTGGTCACCAGGCCGCCGAGGAAGGTGAGGAAGAAGGAGCGCGAGCGGCTGCGCGTGCGCTGGTAGGCCTTGGCCAGCACCACCAGGGCGATGAGGTTGGAGGTGAGGCCCAGGCTGCTGAACACGGCCGACAGGGTGAAGGCCGTGCTGCTCCGGTTGAAGGGGGGCGTGTTGATGGAGTAGCACAGCGGGGTGCTCTCGTTGCCGGCGGGGGACGAAGAGGCGTTCAtcgtggcggaggaggaggaggaggaggaggaggaggaggaggaggagagtggacggagaaggaggggtaggaggaggaTGGTGATGACTTCAGCCTGATCTCCAAGATGAAGAACAATAAACTACATCCTTGTTGGGTCCCTCTTGGCTCATCTTAAATGTCTCTTTCTTCAGGctggaaaataaaacacagtgtTCGTCAAATGTCCTTCATGGAATACCAAGCGTagagaatgaataaataataaatataataataaaataaataaaaggaggTAGGAGGTATGTTGGAAGATCAGTAATACTAGCGGTAGCACTTGTCGTCATAGTAGTGGTCATAAAAGCGTCTATCAAATAGAGCAATATCAATTGTTTGAACAGCTGTGTCTtcttttataaaatacattcaTACTGCGAATGAATTGGAtaaacattgttttttataaaCCACCTATGTGGCTGAAACATGGTATATGATTTGGTGATACAGCATATAACTCCTTTGCAGGAATGAATGGAATGGTGAGAAACGATCTAAGGTAGCGATATGCATCACAGAGGAAAATAACAAGAGATGCGAACCAAACAGCAACATGACTAACAGAAGGAAAGACTGAGAAGGAAATGCTTTTGCGTCAACATGCACTAATAGTTACAGGAAGAACTGGCCAAGTATGCGTTTCACCTCGACTGAAATGACAAACGGTCACAGAAAAGCCCCAGTATGCATTTCAGTTTTAaatcaatatttatttgttGGAGATTTGATCGATGGGTATTTGTTCACTCACGCTCTGATGATGCAAGCGGGGATATGACTCATAACAAACCGTAAGGATGATTTCATCCTGGAAACCAAATGTATAATCAACTATTTTCCACACACATCTTTGTGAGTTTCCACAcggagtaaatgggaaaaggaggGTCACCTTTTGGGGATCAGAGTGCAAAGAGAGAGGATGCACACATTCAAGCTTTGACCTTCTGAGAGTCCCATTAGCACGAGGGAACTCTGAAATCAATACATCATATTCCAACCTGTCTCTGACATATGGTTTCCCATTTGAACGAATGGGTAAGCCATAGAGCTTTACTGTAATACACAACAAGCTAATACCCAGGTTTAAGAATGTCAGTATGTTAATTGATGTTGCAATTTGTCATTCTACACTGAGGGAACAATAAACATTAAACATTCGGGGCTTGTGACAGGACATAGGCCTAATCTTTGGTGTTTTTCTATTAAATATGTTGTCCATCTGTGCTCGAAGATCTGACTTtgtgctcttcctcttccatgTGAGCTTATGGATAACGGCTGCATCTCTGTTTGTCATTGTGAAACGCCAGCAAAAGTCAAACATGTCTTTGGTGTATTTGTACAGGGCCGCAACAAGATACTGGGTAAACACTATAACGATCATCcacaatacacacacctacagaccTACAGTGAACACAGGTACAGGTTGATCTCAGGTCATCTTTCTCATTCATACCAGTTAGGCCGTTCTTAAAATCATTGCAACCCCAacttttcacatttttgtgATGCTGCCCATTTTTTATGTCTGCAGTTTCCCATGAAACCATATGTATTTCACTCAACCCCAAGGGTAATGGAATGAAGATTACATTCCATTAAACACGGACAGCATAGATACGCAACAACAGATCTACACTAGCAGAGCCGGGGGTTGATACAGTCTGAATATATCTATGACGTATGCGTGTGCTGTGTTTTAACCAACTACCCCTCAAAGGTTAAAAAGAGACAAAGTGCTTGCCTTGGCGTGGTTTTGACAGTTCAGAGAGTTGCTTGGTTCCTACACGGAAAATGGTGGAGTTTTACTAAAGTAACGACTGGTTTACGGTCCTCCTGCTTNNNNNNNNNNNNNNNNNNNNNNNNNNNNNNNNNNNNNNNNNNNNNNNNNNNNNNNNNNNNNNNNNNNNNNNNNNNNNNNNNNNNNNNNNNNNNNNNNNNNCAGATCCGGATCGACCGTCCGTGTTTAATAATGGAGTAATGGAATCGACCGTCACCCCGCTCGTACATCCAAGGTACGACCTACCTTACAGCGTGTTATAACAATCTAACACACCTAAGAAGGTGGCATTGCAATTTGACATTTGATCGTTGCAGATCCAATCGATAGAACCctattagtgtttgtgtgttagtaaGCGACTAAAAGGCAAAGTTTACTATGTTGAAGATGAAACAAGGCATATAGCCCTTTTGCATCCAACGGGAGGCCTGTCTTtccgtctcccctcccccccatctcacTCTTCTCCTGACGTTCCCCCCTGCGTTCGCCTCGGCGGTTAAGGAGAGGATCGACCGCACATCCTCCCTGACACGCGGTCCGCTTCCCTCGCGGCCGTGTTGTACGGAAATCCCGACGCTCCCGGTCGACGGAGCGCGCTGGCGGATGAGCGAGGCGCGGCGACGGAGGGGACGAGAGGGGCGGCCCGGGAAGCGAGGCCAACACACTCAACCTCTCCGGGAACACGGCTGAACACCGGCccgaggatgaggagaaggctCCGACGGCGACGTTTAGCGTGACTTGTTTTCTTACGTTTTGATCAAGTCAAGAGGAAACGTGTAGCAAAGTGCAGTCTCTCACTGAACTCGTCCCTACTGTGTTCCCTTTATTCTATAATATTAAAACATCCATTAGGGTCTTTTATTCAGACCATGTCGACCATAATGGATCACGTCCTGACCTTAAGGAGGTAACGAAGTAATAAACCGGGAGTATGTGGCCCCGGGTCACCTCTTTAGATCCAGGGGCCCTAAAATGGCCCCTGGTCACATGAATCTCCAAAAAACGCCTAGTAATCCAGATAAGGGTGCTAGACCCCCATCTGTAGGGTACTGGGTTGGATCCCCCAGTGTTCGCAGTCTACTTTGAAACACCTCCAAGCAAACTGCCTGACCCCTTCCCGCTCCTGAATGACATGTGAATGTCATCCCCTGTAAAAAAGGCTTTGGATTAGAGCCTCTGCTACAGGGATAAATGCTAATAGGACAATGGCGACGCCGCTGTATTCTCCCTGTTTTCCTCCTCCAACAGCAGACCAGTGTCGTGGGGCCCGTGTCGGGATGTTGCGCCGCAGTGAGCGCTGTTCTGTTCTGCAGGCTACCGCTGCTCATTGtgctccagacacacacacacacaaacaaacaaacaaacaaacacacgcctcTGTGTTTGTCGAAACTCGGCGAACGCAGCGATACACGTTGGGAAGACCGGGAATTAAACCCCTTCGTCGTcgagtccctctctctctctctctctctcggtaactcgctctctccctctgtcgccATCCCGCTCTCTCTTGACAAAGCGTGATTCTCATCTCTCCCGCTCGTCTTTCCTACGGCCTTGCGTGTTCTCGTTCTCATTCTTTCGCGTTTTTTTATTATCTGAAAAACCCTTCGCCTCaaagggggtgtgtgggggggggattaaaTATGAAAGAGGGGCAGAAACAACAACACTATAATCCAAGcgcagaagaagagggagacggggacagaggggagggggagggggaggggggagaggaggaggaggaggaagtgcgATGAGAGGCGTGAGCATACAAGCCGCGAG includes the following:
- the tbxa2r gene encoding LOW QUALITY PROTEIN: thromboxane A2 receptor (The sequence of the model RefSeq protein was modified relative to this genomic sequence to represent the inferred CDS: inserted 1 base in 1 codon); its protein translation is MNASSSPAGNESTPLCYSINTPPFNRSSTAFTLSAVFSSLGLTSNLIALVVLAKAYQRTRSRSRSFFLTFLGGLVTTDFMGLLVTGTIVLTYYLTGFDWRQLDPRCHFCNFFGMSMVFYGLCPLLLGAAMAIERFVGINRPFAPLGQHARRXPAVSMVLVVWTFAGGLALLPLAGVGSYHLQPPGSWCFINISSRGGDRVFSLLFSAVGLASIAVSLVLNTVSVGTLVRVCCGQDRGQRRRDYEVEMMVQLLLIMVIATLCWCPLLVFIAQTVLSGRPLQIRRLLLFLRFATCNQILDPWVYILFRRAVLQRFYPSLVVSRDSIMSLYPSLRKMTRRSPLAGARGRLSQDEPPESITATATPTASTLIQA